In the Candidatus Brocadiia bacterium genome, one interval contains:
- a CDS encoding PilZ domain-containing protein, with the protein MTTRKSNKRQQSRYGLVGAKAISAPGGLFAFLNNKKILPIINISTSGVKLLDKDKQELGEKISFNISVPALGAKPLKVCGYVVWSKLFKPFDNYQVGVKFTSMNSEATERIKNLVKFLGNQANMERQIKKSLGKPRSKFVCPVCQYAHKKGVNAPMSIGLWSERH; encoded by the coding sequence ATGACGACTCGCAAATCCAATAAGCGTCAGCAATCACGTTACGGGCTGGTCGGCGCCAAAGCGATATCGGCTCCGGGTGGATTATTTGCTTTTCTTAATAACAAAAAGATTCTGCCTATTATCAACATCAGCACCAGCGGGGTGAAGTTGCTTGATAAAGACAAGCAGGAACTGGGCGAGAAAATATCTTTTAACATCAGCGTGCCGGCGCTGGGCGCTAAGCCACTAAAGGTATGCGGATATGTGGTCTGGTCCAAACTGTTCAAGCCGTTTGACAATTACCAAGTGGGTGTTAAGTTTACTTCAATGAATTCCGAAGCGACCGAACGGATCAAGAACCTGGTTAAATTTCTGGGTAACCAGGCTAATATGGAGCGTCAAATCAAAAAATCACTGGGTAAGCCCAGAAGTAAGTTCGTTTGCCCGGTTTGCCAGTATGCCCACAAAAAAGGGGTTAACGCGCCTATGAGCATCGGGTTGTGGTCTGAACGGCATTGA